From the genome of Geobacter sp. SVR, one region includes:
- the gspC gene encoding type II secretion system protein GspC has product MLRAINAINILLGIAIITMLAFIAAERLSNRLGTVLPKKAAGPAAGTPAPPAAKTEDLSFYAPILSNGLFGKAMQGQLSPIVATTAAAQAAPVTAPSELLLLGTATGSFRETFALVRHSTKQEERVFRLGDMVFDAGRLAEVKKDQAFIVINGKKVELLTPMTPPSAAPAGQPASPAPSGGGVTSTGAGSFVIDQRALNAALDNIGQAMTDARLLPSQKDGKVEGFRASEVKPNGVFAMIGIRNGDVLLRLNDFPIDSPDKALQSFMALKGQSKLKLDLIRDGQPATFNYDIR; this is encoded by the coding sequence ATGCTACGCGCCATCAACGCCATAAATATCCTGCTGGGCATTGCGATCATCACCATGTTGGCGTTCATTGCAGCTGAACGGCTGTCCAACCGCCTCGGTACGGTGTTGCCCAAGAAAGCTGCCGGCCCGGCAGCCGGAACGCCTGCGCCGCCGGCTGCCAAAACAGAGGACCTGAGCTTTTATGCTCCTATTCTGTCCAATGGGCTGTTCGGCAAGGCAATGCAGGGGCAGCTTTCGCCGATCGTGGCCACGACGGCTGCGGCACAGGCCGCTCCGGTTACGGCACCGTCGGAACTGTTGTTGCTCGGTACGGCCACCGGCTCCTTCCGTGAGACCTTCGCTCTGGTGCGCCACTCTACCAAACAGGAAGAACGGGTCTTCCGTCTGGGCGATATGGTGTTCGACGCCGGCCGGCTGGCAGAAGTGAAGAAGGATCAGGCCTTCATCGTGATCAACGGTAAGAAGGTGGAACTGCTGACCCCCATGACTCCTCCTTCCGCTGCACCGGCAGGCCAGCCCGCATCACCGGCTCCTTCGGGGGGGGGCGTAACCAGCACCGGGGCCGGAAGTTTTGTCATCGATCAGCGCGCCCTTAATGCTGCCCTGGATAACATCGGCCAGGCCATGACCGATGCCCGGCTGCTTCCCAGCCAGAAGGACGGCAAGGTGGAAGGCTTCCGTGCATCGGAGGTCAAGCCCAACGGAGTTTTTGCCATGATCGGGATCCGTAACGGAGATGTGTTGCTGCGTCTGAACGATTTCCCGATCGACTCGCCTGACAAGGCACTGCAGTCCTTCATGGCACTCAAAGGGCAGAGCAAGCTCAAACTTGATCTGATCCGGGACGGACAACCGGCCACATTTAATTACGATATACGCTAG
- the dapF gene encoding diaminopimelate epimerase produces MKFTKMQGAGNDYVYVNCFEEMVEHPQQLAIRLSNRNFGIGSDGLILIMPSDVADVRMRMFNSDGSESEMCGNGIRCVAKYAYDHGIVTRDEITAETGAGNLTLRLVAGSDGKIEKVRVNMGAPRLPRGEIPMTGDAAAKVIAEPLTILDRTFQITCASMGNPHCVIFVEDVENFPVATYGPLIENHELFPRRTNVEFVQVFSRSEVRQRTWERGAGETLACGTGASAVTAACVLNGLTDRKILNHLSGGDLEMEWAEDGSIYMTGPAVEVFSGEIKL; encoded by the coding sequence ATGAAATTTACCAAAATGCAGGGTGCCGGCAATGATTATGTCTATGTAAACTGCTTCGAGGAAATGGTCGAGCATCCACAACAGCTGGCAATCCGCCTTTCAAACCGCAACTTCGGCATCGGCTCGGACGGGCTGATCCTGATCATGCCGTCGGATGTTGCCGACGTGCGCATGCGCATGTTCAACTCCGACGGTTCGGAATCGGAAATGTGCGGCAACGGCATCCGCTGTGTCGCCAAGTATGCCTATGACCATGGTATCGTGACCAGGGACGAGATTACGGCCGAGACCGGAGCCGGGAACCTCACGCTGCGCTTGGTTGCCGGCAGTGACGGAAAGATCGAAAAGGTGCGGGTGAACATGGGGGCACCCAGGCTGCCCCGGGGCGAGATCCCGATGACCGGTGACGCCGCCGCCAAAGTGATCGCTGAGCCGCTGACAATCCTGGATCGCACCTTTCAGATCACCTGTGCCTCGATGGGTAATCCCCACTGCGTGATCTTCGTGGAGGATGTAGAAAACTTCCCGGTTGCCACCTATGGACCGCTGATCGAGAACCATGAGTTGTTCCCCCGCAGGACCAACGTGGAATTTGTCCAGGTCTTTTCGCGCAGTGAAGTCCGTCAGCGCACCTGGGAACGGGGGGCAGGCGAAACTCTGGCCTGCGGTACCGGCGCCAGCGCGGTTACGGCGGCCTGCGTTCTGAATGGACTGACTGACAGGAAAATCCTTAACCATCTTTCGGGTGGGGATCTGGAAATGGAGTGGGCCGAGGATGGCAGCATCTACATGACCGGTCCGGCGGTGGAAGTTTTTTCAGGCGAAATCAAGCTGTAA
- a CDS encoding gamma carbonic anhydrase family protein, giving the protein MIRSFQGIQPRLDPTAFIAETAVVIGDVEIGPGSSVWYNCVIRGDVNFIRIGARSNVQDLCMLHVTHRKEDSAGAPLIIGNDVTIGHSVTLHGCTLHDGCFIGMQAVVMDSAVVGKGALVGARSLVTEGTVIEPHTLWMGAPARYKRHLTREEMLRLEVSAENYVKYSLQYINEIKDDD; this is encoded by the coding sequence ATGATCCGCTCATTTCAGGGCATCCAGCCACGGCTGGACCCGACCGCCTTCATAGCCGAAACCGCAGTCGTCATCGGCGATGTGGAGATCGGCCCCGGGAGCAGCGTATGGTACAACTGTGTGATCCGCGGGGACGTAAACTTCATCCGCATCGGCGCCCGCAGCAACGTACAGGACTTGTGCATGCTGCATGTCACCCACAGGAAAGAGGACTCGGCCGGAGCACCGCTGATCATCGGCAATGACGTCACCATCGGCCACAGCGTCACCTTGCACGGCTGCACCCTGCATGACGGTTGTTTCATCGGCATGCAGGCGGTGGTCATGGACTCGGCCGTTGTGGGAAAGGGCGCCCTGGTTGGAGCGCGGTCGCTGGTGACGGAAGGTACCGTGATCGAGCCGCATACCCTGTGGATGGGAGCCCCGGCCCGGTACAAACGCCACCTGACCCGGGAGGAGATGCTCCGACTGGAGGTATCGGCCGAGAACTACGTGAAATACTCCCTACAGTATATCAATGAAATCAAAGATGACGACTGA